The following is a genomic window from Pygocentrus nattereri isolate fPygNat1 chromosome 8, fPygNat1.pri, whole genome shotgun sequence.
tattttaaattgacagattaataaaatgtgtgaaatattGGTGAGTTTTGGGGGGTTTTTGTGTGGCAGTACTGAATGCAGTGTGCATTCCTATTTACTGTTCTGTCTTATCCGCTTTGACCCTCAGAAAAAATTGGTCGGGATGGTGGACCCAGTCAGGCCAAAGTAGCAAAACCTCTCCTAACAACCTCTGCTTCATCACCACATGCCCCTGATGGTCCCACGACTACCCCTCCTGCCCCTGGTCCACCTCCAAATGCTGCTAGAGATCCTGACCCTCTGCGTCCCTCATCCAGCGGTAACTCCACGTCCCTGAACCCCCTAAACTCCAGTAATACCAACAGCTCTTCAGCAAATGGGCAAATTAATCCCAGCATCAACCCCGTTACTCCTCcagtaaagaacctttcagcTCCTGCAGCATCTCTCAAGCCGGAAAACACATCAATTGTTGACGAGGCTCACCCGGGCACGCTGGGCTCGGACAGTGTCCAGGCTCCCGGGGCCAGTGTGAACAAAACCACAGTCACAGAGATCAAGGTCACCCCCGAACCGCCAACCACAGCTCCAGCTACCACTCTAGCTACCACAAATGCCTCAATGGCGCCACAAGCAACGCCTGCCATGGCGACCACAGTCACCATGACGAATGCCACCACACCATTGATGACAACAGTAAAAGTTACCACCACAACACCAGCTCCAACCACAATGATGTCCTCCACCGTGCCACAGCCAGCACCTTCTATAGTGGCTACAACCAGTCTGACACCCTTTTTACCCTCTACCCACAGTGTTACCCCTGCAGGGGGGCAGAATCGCTCACCTACAATGCCAAAGCCCCCCCAGAACCATTCCGTAGGGCAGCTACCCAACCCTgagaacaaagagaaagacCAGGCTGGCCAAGCTGTGGTGGAAGCAGCTGGAGAACCATTGACCATTCACGTGGTCAATACCAGCTCTCTTCTAGCCGTGCTGATGTTCGGCCTCCTGTTCTTTGTCATCACAGTCATCCTCTTCCTCAGGCACGCCTACGAGAGCTACAAGAGAAAAGACTACACGCAGGTGGACTATCTCATCAACGGCATGTACTCCGATTCAGGGGTGTgagtgtttacatttcaacagaAACGGTTCTGCGGTGATTGTTTGCGGCGATGTTGCTGATTTAAAGCTGCTCAGACAGTGTTCGGTCAGATGAATGCAAAAGGCTCAAGATCACGAGCAGATCTCTCTCATTTCTGCCACAATTGAGCAGATTTTGGAGCTTGACGGCCTTCAGTACGAGTTCCTTCAATAATGTatagcatttttttgttttttctatgCAGATAAAGCTTCCATAATTCTCGTCATACAGGACTTGAGCCTTAGTCTTAACCCTTAAACCCTTAACCTTCTCCTCAATGAATGTCATTCTAAGGGATTGATGGtgcaatatttcttttttttttgtttgtttgtttttctgttaatgTCCAATTACTCGAGCAACTAACAGTCAGGTTGCACTAGTtgcctttttgctgttttttgtatTCTGTGTTTAATGGCCTTCAGTCATTGTAGTCATGACTAACcaaccttaatttttttttttttttttccctttaatcattccacttttttttttttttttttttttttttttttttttttcttcttctattcATTTTCTCAAACCATTCCACTCTTCGGATCAAGAATGGACGCCAAAAACGGTCACTGTGGCACTGAAGCACATTAACGAAAAGCCAAGGGAATTGTTTAGCCATTATGAACTTCATTCCAGGGTTCAGAGGGAAGTTTGTTTTCTACTTTGAGTTTTGGAGGATATAATGCAGGTGGAACAGCCTGATCTGTGCCAATCTAAATCTGTAAGTTGTACTAATGCACTtcaaaaaattaaatgtttactttgcaaaaaaaacaaaaaaggaataaatatgaacaaagaATGGACTGTATGTGTTTTGAGTACCTATTTTTTGGAAAAAGTGACTGATAATATTTACCccagtcaggcataacattctgaccacctccttgtttctacgctcattgtccattttatcactttgtagttctacagttacagactgtagtccatatgtttctctgatactttgttacccccttttactctgttcttcagtggtcaggacccccatggaccctcacagagcaggtactatttgggtggtggatcactctcagcaccgcagtaacactgacgtggtggtggtgtgttagtgtgtgttgcgctggtatgagtggatcacacaactgtccactctattagacacacctagcttgtcagtccaccttgtagatgtaaagtctgagacagtagctcatcttctgctgcagtttgtgttggtcatcctttagtccagaggtcactaataggtggtcCGAGTCGggacccagacactgtcctatgtggacctgggcctctaaccaataaactatggagagTTATTTCATTTCGACGGGGTGGTCTTATTTTAAATGGCATAACTTTGCTAGCCATTACGGTACAAGTTCAGTGgccggagactcacagaccaatcccatgcgttgtaaatatcacacgtgacgctactcaaccaatcagatctgtgcattacgatgagcgcTGAGACTCGTTTGAGTGatgccacacaggggagggacgaggcgagaaacagcagtcagagaaggaAGTGAGTCAGAGGCAAGTTATTTCACACTATGTCAACCAAAAAGataaaactgacagtaaatgttgttgaaatctgtctgaactggactttatttgattgttGACTGTAtgagatgctgatattcctactcggctacttcagtaaacagtatatggcactgagttatgatgcaagttagacattatgatgttccagacctTTACTTGAAGatattttctttaactggaccttactgaatttttgCTGAAGACCCCTgatctagtccttcatcagtggtcacaggacgctgttggctggatatttttgattggtggactcttctcagtccagcagataCACtgcggtgtttaaaaactccagcagcactgctgtgtctgatccactcagaccagcacaacacacactaacaccatcaccaccactgaagaacagggtaaaagggggtaacaaagtatcagagaaacagatggactacagtctgtaactgtagaactacaaagtgcagctatacagtaagtggagctgatcaaatggacaatgagaatagaaacaaggaggtggtcataatgttacgcctgatcggtgtacatttgatttcattttatttaataggaCATGCAAAATATAATATGTGGATAATTTGTGTCCTTAaacttttcagaaatgtttgagTTCTAGGTTGGAAACAGAGTTGACTTTAGCTCAGTTTTtcataaacatatttttgtgcATGTTTCAGCATATCAAAGAATTTGTGATAGAAATGACATATCGAACAGAATATGCTAATATCTCAGCAGTCTAAAAGGGAATACTCACCATTTAATCCACATTTCTGCGCAGCTgaatggttcagatgtaaacaaagtcattcacaaCAGTTCCGAGTGGATTGGAGTGAATCGCTCCGTTCTAGacaaacttaccgagtcagaactgttcacagtggtggtgataggaaccagacgtccacctctaaaagctcctcacagaaagttcctacatgaaatggttctgaattcactgcctgatgactgagacactgttttatgatagttaagagaacttaaactccattcatggtggagggatacatgcagggcgctgtgcggcaaaatagtccccaaacaaaacttattattccagattttccactattttccatcatcaacattccatataaactcagaagacttgtgtaggttctctggtggctctggatggtaaataaaatggctatatctgtgttgtagtcatggcaacccctggttcctatcaccaccactgtaaaggtaTCTgaagcattttacaccaaacttGCTCTGAAACTCTCTGTCTACAGCTCACACACTGTATTatacagaaattaaaaaaaaaaagtgaatgtaATTTCCCCCAGCTTCACTCAATCAGGCCTTGAATGTGTAGTATCTGAGATACTGTTCCTGACAACGATGATAAAAAGGTGACAAACCTcgttggggcagttgtgggctggaggttagggaaccagccttgtgactggaaggttgctggctcatgactgaggtgcccctgAAGTGACACctcacccccaactgctccccctcgctttcaggagctcagtgaattccagcgtggtaccatgataggacgccacctgtgcaacaagtccagtcgtgaaattcgtataaaagtttggtggaggggggattatggtgtggggttgtttttcaggagttttgctcggccccttagttccagtgaaaggacttcttaatgcttcagcaccaggagattttggacaatttcgtgctcccaactttgtgggaacagtttggggacggccccttcctgttccaacatgactgcgcaacagtgcacaaagcaaggtccataaagacacggatgagccagtttggtatggaagaacttgactggcctgcacagattcctgacctcaccccccgatagaacacctttgggatgaattagagcagagaatgcgagccagaccttcttgtccatcatgagtgtctgacctcacaaatgtgcttctggaagaacggtcaaaaattcccataaacacactcctaacccttgtggaattccttcccagaagagttgaagctgttatagctgcaaagggtgggccgacatcatattaaaccctatggattaagaaaggGATGTTATtaaagttcatatgcgtgtgaagccagacgaccgaatacttttggaaatatagtgtatatattaggccgaaaaaaaaatatcagttataactttctgtgaggagcttttagagggggacgtctggttcctatcaccatcactgtgaacagttctaactcggtttctctagaacagagcgtttcacaccaaaccgctctgagcgactcagtttacatcttaaacgTTTAATTATGGAGGGATGTTTTCAGAAAAGggtgaaattctcctttaagagCATTTCTATTAAGAAGTCATCCCCAAGAGTGCACATGTAACGCATTTATAAAGAACTATCAGTTTTCTCATCTCAGTACACCGAATGCTAAAATGCTAAAAGCTGGCGTATGAAGTTTCCTCTCGAATTCCTCTCGGAGCCAAAAAGCTTCAGCGTGCCACGTTTTCCCATGGAGTCAAAGTGTTTTATTAGAGGAGCGTATCAACCAGGCTTTTGGTGTAAACAAGACGGTACACATAAACAGGCCACATCTGTAGCACAATAATTGCTCCCTGGAAATATGCGATGCACATGCGGTGTCTGTTTAGAGGAGAAGCTCTCGGCGTCTGCGCCGCTAATTGGCGGGGATGAAAgtaaagtgattttatttaaagcCTGGAAACAAAGCCCTCCTTGATGAGGCTGTTGTACCTCTGCGGACACCTTTACAGCAGCCTCGTCAGGGAGGGCTTTGTTTTCGGGGAGGGTTTAGAGAAATATGGCTTTTATCAGCAGCGCTGCGCTCGGCCTCAGCTTAACGTCTGCCGCGAACTCTAGCAGCGTTAGCAGCGTTAGGACAGGAATGTGTCCACAGAGCGCTGTTTTGCAACTCTTGGGTTGACCTCGTGGCTTTGAGACACTTTATTTCTCAAACAGCCATTACTCACTCCGTTTCTCATGCAGCCTTTGGCCCTTGGGTTTCACAAGCGCTAACATTCTTTCACTGCGCCAAAATAAATTGAGCAATGTTTTAGCATAGCTGCAGCGTCTCCGGGGTCATGCTGGCAGGGCAGTATTGACTGTAAGACAtgattaaagcaatagtttgactccaaatgtagtcgatcggCCAAGGAAGGGAGCcggagaagcaaaaaaatgaGCGGAACATGGAAGCAGCACATTTTTGCAGGGGGCCCTGAGGGGCCATGgttaaaaataagaagaaagaaagaaagaaagaaagaaagaaaggtaatAGGGTCATTCTACAAAATTGttcacttttctgtctctccataggagtcactggtgttaccgatcaTCATCGGTGTTACACATAATGAAGGAGACACcggagacgtttttaatgagcAATGCGTTTTACAGAACGGCTGctgcagaacatcaaaccacacgctgtcaatcatggaacatccactaaaatatggaactTAATcaatttttttcacaattgCCTCaaaataaagtcggtcacaccagtgacgtcagctaaaagcttcatgtgaaatcatgagctaaatgagaaaatctctgagaactgaaagactcaccatgtgcttttcttcgtAGATCCTCGAGTGACATCATCAgggtgacttttatttcaaaataagtgattttttttttgttacgcggtaacaccagtgacacgactcctggggacctttcattatatattttataaaatt
Proteins encoded in this region:
- the wu:fa25f02 gene encoding uncharacterized protein C11orf24 homolog, coding for MSVPCLLLLLLLPPCLCLQTDGTARLVGSRPIDDQNNCDDSYCSQNLTTECNKVFLKDNSTCFYLNCSNDAACERLLEKIGRDGGPSQAKVAKPLLTTSASSPHAPDGPTTTPPAPGPPPNAARDPDPLRPSSSGNSTSLNPLNSSNTNSSSANGQINPSINPVTPPVKNLSAPAASLKPENTSIVDEAHPGTLGSDSVQAPGASVNKTTVTEIKVTPEPPTTAPATTLATTNASMAPQATPAMATTVTMTNATTPLMTTVKVTTTTPAPTTMMSSTVPQPAPSIVATTSLTPFLPSTHSVTPAGGQNRSPTMPKPPQNHSVGQLPNPENKEKDQAGQAVVEAAGEPLTIHVVNTSSLLAVLMFGLLFFVITVILFLRHAYESYKRKDYTQVDYLINGMYSDSGV